The Streptomyces sp. NBC_00286 nucleotide sequence AGCGGGCGCTGTTGTGGACCTGGGAGACTCTGCTCATGGATCTCGAAATACCCGAACTGCCTTTCCCGCTCCGCTCCTACGGTCCTGATGGGCACTGGTCGTACGAGGACGGGGTGCTCGCCGGATGGGCGGGGGCGCGGCAGGACCGGTTTGTGCCGCCCACTGATGAGGCGCTGGACCCCGCGGCCGACGCGCCTCGGCTGCTCGGGGCGCCGGAGGGGGACTTTCAGCTGATCGCCCGTGTCACCGTGGGGTTCTCGGGGGCATTTGACGCGGGCGTGCTCTACGTGCACGTGGCCGAGCGGGAGTGGGCCAAACTCTGTCTGGAGAACTCGCCGGATGTGCCGACCGTGTGCACGGTGGTCACCCGCGGCCACTCCGACGACGCCAACTCCTGGACGGTGGAGGGGAGTTCGGTCTGGCTGCGGATCAGCCGTACGGGCCGTGCCTTCGCCTTCCATGCTTCCAAGGACGGCAAGCGGTGGACCTTCGTGCGCCTGTTCACGCTGGCCGACGAGAAGGCCTCCGGTGCGGCGCTCGTGGGCTTTATGACGCAGTCGCCGCTGGGGGAGGGGTGCGTGGTCACGTACGACGGCATCGAGTTCCTCCCGGACTGGCCGGCGGATCTGCGGGACGGCAGCTGATTCCTGACGGCGGGATTTCGCCTCTCCCGCATCGCCGGGCCCTCGTGCCATGCTGCCCGGCATGGCCACCGACACACACCAGACCCAGACCCTGCCCGACGGCCGTCCCATCCCGCTGATGACCGGGCCGGAGCGGCCCATGCTGGAGAGCTGGCTCGCCTTCCACCGGGCCACGCTGGAGCTCAAGTGCCGTGGGCTGGACGACAGTCAGGTGCGGCTGGCCTCCGCCGAACCGTCCGAGCTGACCCTGCTCGGGCTGGTCCAGCATCTCGCCGAGGTCGAACGGAACTGGTTCCAGCGGGTGTTCGCCGGGCTCGACGTGCCGGCCGTGTACGAGGACAAGGTCGGGGACGTGTCCGGCGGCTACGGCCTCGTACCGGAGCGCGGGCTCGACGAGGCGCTGGCGAACTGGCGGCGGGAGATCGCCCGGGGGCAGGAGCTGTGCGCGGGGCGGTCGCTGGAGGACACCGGACGGATCGCGGACGGCCCGATGGCCGGGCTCGAGGTCAGCCTGCGCTGGATCCTCATCCACATGATCGAGGAGTACGCACGGCACAACGGCCACGCGGACATTGTCCGGGAGGGCATCGACGGGGTCACCGGTGCGTAATCGAAGAATTCATTCCGCTGCTATTTCGCGGTCCAATCGATACCTGTTCGAGCGCAGCTTCCCGTATTCTTCTGCCCGCTTTCTTCGGTCTTAAACACTAAGATTTCGCGAACACCAACCTCGTAATTCGGGCAGGTCTCGTGTCCGTTACGTATATGTGACGCAACACACAAGGTGCCCGTTTCCTCCCGTATTTTCCGGACAAACGGGCTGTTCTCGCCGCCTCGACATGCGGCATCCGTGCACGCGCGATAACATATCGAGTGCGTTGACGTAACCCCATCCGGCGATGCAATTTCAGCTTTCTCTCGGTAAATTCAATCCGCATGACCGCCGCACAAGCAGACCTGCAAGCGGAATTCTTGGAAATGCCGGAGGGACTGCGGATCGACCGTCCGGAGGTGGCCGACGGGGCCGCCCTCTGGCGCATCGCCAAGGACTCCAGAACCCTCGACCTCAACTCCTCGTACAGCTACCTCCTGTGGTGCCGTGACTTCGCCGGTACCTCGGTGGTGGCGCGCGACAAGGAGGGGATGCCGGTCGGCTTCATCACCGGGTACGTCCGGCCCGACCAGCCGGAAACCCTGCTCGTCTGGCAGGTGGCCGTCGACACCGCGTACCGCGGGCGCGGGCTCGCCGCCGCCCTGCTGGACGGACTCACGGCACGAGTAGCCCACGACCGCGGCCTCGAAACCGTCGAGACCACGATCACCCCCGGAAACACGGCCTCCGAGCGACTGTTCACCTCCTACGCCGCACGCCACGGAGCGGACGTCGCGCGTGAAGTGCTCTTCGACGGGGCGCACTTCCCGGACGGCCCGCACGACCCCGAAGTGCTGTACCGCATAGGACCGCTGAGCTTCCCACCGGCTGACCGGGCGCACAGATCCGGCCAGACCACCTGAGCGACCGGCCGGCTGAGCGAACCGACCGGCGGCCACGGCCGATCCGGTCGGCAGAACCAGCAGAATCCGGCCGGCAGAACCAGCAGAAACAGCAAACCCGCAGATCCAGACGACCGGACCCGACCACCCGGCCGTACCCCCACCAAGACTTCATCTCCCAGGAGGAGATTCGCTGTGAGCATCACCCAGCCCGACCTGAGCATCTTCCAGACCCTCGAGTCGGAGGTGCGCAGCTACTGCCGCGGCTGGCCCACCGTGTTCGACCGCGCGCAGGGCAGCCGGATGTACGACGAGGACGGCCACGAGTACCTGGACTTCTTCGCCGGTGCCGGGTCCCTCAACTACGGCCACAACAACCCCGTACTCAAACGCGCCCTCATCGACTACCTGGAGCGCGACGGCGTCACCCACGGTCTCGACATGTCGACGACCGCCAAGCGCGCCTTCCTCGAGTCGTTCCAGAACATCGTGCTGCGCCCGCGCGACCTGCCGTACAAGGTCATGTTCCCGGGCCCGACGGGCACCAACGCCGTCGAGTCGGCGCTGAAGCTGGCGCGAAAAGTGAAGGGCCGTGAGGCGATCGTGTCGTTCACGAACGCCTTCCACGGGATGTCGCTCGGCTCGCTCGCCGTGACCGGCAACGCCTTCAAGCGGGCCGGAGCGGGCATCCCGCTGGTGCACGGCACGCCGATGCCGTTCGACAACTACTTCGACGGCCAGGTCCCGGACTTCCTGTGGTTCGAGCGGCTCCTCGAGGACCAGGGCTCCGGCCTCAACCAGCCCGCCGCCGTGATCGTCGAGACCGTACAGGGCGAGGGCGGCATCAACGTCGCGCGTGCCGAGTGGCTGCGTGCCCTCGCGGACCTGTGCGAGCGTCAGGACATGCTGCTCATCGTCGACGACATCCAGATGGGCTGCGGCCGCACCGGCGCGTTCTTCTCCTTCGAGGAGGCAGGTATCACGCCGGACATCGTGACCGTCTCCAAGTCCATCAGCGGCTACGGACTGCCCATGGCGCTGACCCTGTTCAAGCCCGAGCTGGACATCTGGGAGCCGGGCGAACACAACGGCACCTTCCGCGGCAACAACCCGGCGTTCGTGACGGCCGCCGCCGCCCTTGAGACGTACTGGACCGACGGGCCGGCCATGGAGAAGCAGACCAGGGCCCGCGGCGAGCAGATCGACGAGGTGCTGAAGGCGATCCGCGAGGAACACCCCGAGGCCAGCAAGGAGTACCGCGGCCGCGGCCTGGTCTGGGGCATCGAGTTCCACGACAAGGAGCGCGCGGGCCGTATCGCCCAGCGGGCCTTCGAACTCGGCCTGCTCATCGAGACGTCGGGCCCGGAGAGCGAGGTCGTCAAGCTCCTCCCGGCGCTCACCATCACGCCCGACGAGCTGGACGAGGGCCTGCGCACCCTCGCCCGCGCCGTACGAGAAACGGCGTAACCGCAACCGCGCGCAGCCTGAAGGAGGCACTGCACCACCGTGATTGTCCGCTCGTTCAAGGACCTCGAAGGCACCGACCGGCACGTCAAGTCCGCGTCGGGCACCTGGGAGAGCAAACGCATCGTCC carries:
- a CDS encoding DUF1349 domain-containing protein, producing the protein MDLEIPELPFPLRSYGPDGHWSYEDGVLAGWAGARQDRFVPPTDEALDPAADAPRLLGAPEGDFQLIARVTVGFSGAFDAGVLYVHVAEREWAKLCLENSPDVPTVCTVVTRGHSDDANSWTVEGSSVWLRISRTGRAFAFHASKDGKRWTFVRLFTLADEKASGAALVGFMTQSPLGEGCVVTYDGIEFLPDWPADLRDGS
- a CDS encoding DinB family protein, producing MATDTHQTQTLPDGRPIPLMTGPERPMLESWLAFHRATLELKCRGLDDSQVRLASAEPSELTLLGLVQHLAEVERNWFQRVFAGLDVPAVYEDKVGDVSGGYGLVPERGLDEALANWRREIARGQELCAGRSLEDTGRIADGPMAGLEVSLRWILIHMIEEYARHNGHADIVREGIDGVTGA
- the ectA gene encoding diaminobutyrate acetyltransferase, encoding MTAAQADLQAEFLEMPEGLRIDRPEVADGAALWRIAKDSRTLDLNSSYSYLLWCRDFAGTSVVARDKEGMPVGFITGYVRPDQPETLLVWQVAVDTAYRGRGLAAALLDGLTARVAHDRGLETVETTITPGNTASERLFTSYAARHGADVAREVLFDGAHFPDGPHDPEVLYRIGPLSFPPADRAHRSGQTT
- the ectB gene encoding diaminobutyrate--2-oxoglutarate transaminase, encoding MSITQPDLSIFQTLESEVRSYCRGWPTVFDRAQGSRMYDEDGHEYLDFFAGAGSLNYGHNNPVLKRALIDYLERDGVTHGLDMSTTAKRAFLESFQNIVLRPRDLPYKVMFPGPTGTNAVESALKLARKVKGREAIVSFTNAFHGMSLGSLAVTGNAFKRAGAGIPLVHGTPMPFDNYFDGQVPDFLWFERLLEDQGSGLNQPAAVIVETVQGEGGINVARAEWLRALADLCERQDMLLIVDDIQMGCGRTGAFFSFEEAGITPDIVTVSKSISGYGLPMALTLFKPELDIWEPGEHNGTFRGNNPAFVTAAAALETYWTDGPAMEKQTRARGEQIDEVLKAIREEHPEASKEYRGRGLVWGIEFHDKERAGRIAQRAFELGLLIETSGPESEVVKLLPALTITPDELDEGLRTLARAVRETA